The genomic DNA CGTCCAGCTTGGCTTGCGCTTCGAACGCTTCGCCCAGGCCCGACTCGACTTCCTGGCGCACGGTCTTTTCCGGGTCCAGCTGCGGTTCCTGCGGCAGGTAACCGATGTTCAGGCCCGGCATCGGGCGCGCTTCGCCCTGGATGTCCGTGTCGATGCCGGCCATGATTTTCAGCAACGTCGACTTACCGGAGCCGTTCAGGCCCAGCACGCCGATCTTCGCGCCCGGGAAGAAGGACAGCGAAATATCCTTGAGGATCTGGCGCTTGGGCGGGACGATTTTGCCCACGCGGTTCATGGTATAGACGTAATTTGCCATTTAGAAATAACTCGATGAGGTGAATATGGAAATACAGAAGGTCAACAAGGATACGCCAAACGAGCACGTGGGGCTAGCGGCGCCCGGACCGTTTGCGATTTGTCGGCCCTGGCGGCCATGCCCGCTTGCATCATGAGGAGAACCGCAGTAGTCTGCTATCAGTGATAGCAAAGGAGATGAACGCATGGCCCAACTACTGGTACGCGATATCGACGAAGCCGTCGTCGACGCACTGAAACGCACGGCCGCCGGCAATGGCCGCAGCGCCGAGGCGGAGCATCGTGAAATCCTGCGCAGTACGCTGACGGTACGGCCGAAAAAACGCTCGTTCAAGGAAGTGCTGGCCGCGATGCCGTATTTCGAGGACGACGCCCTG from Pseudoduganella armeniaca includes the following:
- a CDS encoding FitA-like ribbon-helix-helix domain-containing protein; its protein translation is MAQLLVRDIDEAVVDALKRTAAGNGRSAEAEHREILRSTLTVRPKKRSFKEVLAAMPYFEDDALFDVR